GGTTTTGCATGTTTAATGATGACATACAGGTGAGCACTTGGCCCAGCAAGTTGCTACTTTTATGGATAGGATTAGTTTCTAGTGTAACTTAGATTGCTGCAGCATCACTATGAATGCCACCAATATTAGAAAGTTGTGCTTACTTAATTCTCTTAGGGAACTGCTGGAGTTGCACTTGCTGGATTGTTAGGAACTGTAAGAGCACAAGGTCGATCTTTGGATGATTTTCCAAACCAAAAGATTGTTGTGGTGGGAGCTGGAAGGTATTTAGCTAACTTATAGATAAAGCTTGATCTTTCAATCTTTCACCATAATTTTTCTACGGCTCCTTGCATCCATTCCTTCACAGCTTTATTTCTCATAAAAACTTTTCTTTCTGGCTTCCAGTGCAGGGCTTGGTGTTCTTAGCATGGCTGTTCAAGCTGTTGTAAGGATGACAGGAAATGCAGAAACAGCTGCACAGAAATTCTTCCTACTTGATAAAGATGTACAATTTTGTACCTCCTTCCTAGGTTTTTTCATCCTATTTGTGCAAAgccttttatgttcttttagatATGTAATGTCCTTTATGTTCTTTTAGATATGTAATGTCCTTTCTCTTGTGTAATGCAGATGTGGATTTTATGAACTAATCATGTAAAAATGTTTACTAGAAAAATCATCTGCGGATTTCTTTTTATGATATCTACTTCATTCatagttttctttttctctttagtTTCTTACTTCTACGAGAAAATCATTATGGTTTGACTCTAGGAAtctaaattttctaattttttccatgTCAATTGACCCTTTGGTAAATTTTTATTGCATTCTTCATGTGGTGGGTACATACTTACTTGTCTATTGTTTGTTGTTGGTTAAGGGTCTCATCACTAAAGAAAGGAAAAACCTTGATCCAGCAGCAGTACCATTTGCAAAAGATCCTGGACTGATAGCGGGACTTAGAGATGGGGATTCTCTACTTGAAGTGGTAAGTTCAATGTTAGTGCTtgagcagcagcagcagcagcatgTATAATTGCGAGGCTGGTGTTATATGAACTTGTGTGTGAAGAAGAAAAGCAGACAGTGCTGAATTTGGAGTGATTGTGACAAAAAGTTGATTTATGCTACAGTTTTTATAAGTACAGTCTTCAACAAGTTATGGATGCTCTttacctatatgtatatataataaccTAATTGTCGTGAGCCAAATTTTATTCAGGTTAAAAAGGTCAAACCTGATGTGCTTCTTGGTTTGTCTGGAGTTGGTGGTGTGTTCAATGAAGAGGTGGAAATTCCTATTTTTCTATATTTCTCTTTTATATATAATCTTTATTTTGTTATTCGCATGtaatttatgtttattttcttataattactgCTTACGTTCTGCACTGTGTCGAGTTCCTCACCACTGTGTTGGCACAAAAACAGGTGCTTAAGGCTTTGCGTGAATCTGGTTCAAATAGACCTGCTATATTTGCTATGTCAAATCCCACAATGAACGGTTTGTTTTTCTTGTCCTGCCATGCAGTTTAGTTTTCCTTATAAAACTAGATATTTTGTCTTGACATCTATTTGCATTTCCATTGAATAGCTGAATGCACTGCTGTTGAAGCTTTTAAGCATGCTGGAGAAAACATAGTCTTTGCCAGTGGAAGCCCTTTTGAAAATGTCCAGCTTGGTATCTTTCATATCTTGTCTAAAAGATATACAAATTTACAAGCTTCTGGTGCTTTTTTCCTTAATAAGGGAGCATTTATTGGCTATGTTGTGGACATGATTCTGGTTTTTCCAGTAGTGGTTATTATTACATCTTAATTAGTCATTTGCTTGTTGGCAGGTAATGGCAAAGTGGGTTATGTAAATCAAGCAAATAACATGTACTTGTTCCCAGGGTAGGTGTTATCTTCTGCTTTATAGTTGTTTTATTCACCATACGATCTTAACTTTGGTTTCAAAATTGTTGCATTTGATCCAGGATCGGTTTGGGAGCTTTGCTCTCAGGTGCTTGTATTATAACCGATGATATGTTGCAAGCGGCTGCTGAATGGTATTGTATATGATTAATATGATATAGTTACTTCCATTCTTGTTCTTACACTCTCTTTTGATAATTGTTGAAGTCTAGAATTCATAATAATTAATGCTTGGATAACTATCCAATTTATCATTTGTAATATCACTTTGGCTGTTGTAGAACTTTTGCTAACTGCATGGGGACTTTAGTTTCTTAGTGATGCAAAATTAAAGCCCCCCAAAAACTGTCGGTATAGGCTTGTCTCTCCCCATGTCATTCTACATTCTTCAGATCTCTGTTTTATAAACTCTATTAGACAATACACTGATTAGACTAACCCTCTTGTACTTCAGCATGCGCAAACAGGTCATATTTCTTGATTTTAATAACTAAAAGCAGTGTCGGTGTGAACTTAACCACTCACCAGTGTAGGTTTTAAAATGTTCATTGATTACATAAGTCTACTATTCAGTTCTGCTTTTATCAAAAtgaactttttctttctttattatgaTTAAAAGACAGTCTTGTTCTGGAAGTAGTGAATAAGATGCTATCCTTGCAACGCAGCCTTGCATCTTATATGACCGACCAAGACATCGAAAAGGGCATCTTGTATCCATCTATCAATAGGTAACGTTTACTTGCTTTCACTGGTAATTTTTCCTTGTCGTTTAAGGTGGTAGAAATTATTTGTTATGTTCTTGGTTCATACACCCAAAATTTCAATGGACACCCGGTTTTTAAATGCTTAAGCTTTTATGATTTAGCAAGGTGAATGGTTTTGGGGTCCTTGTTTTGAAAATAACCCATACTAGCAGTTCTTTCTAATACATAGCTTCTCCATCGAGTTCATTCTACTCGTGTATAATTGCAGTATTCGAGATATCACAGCTAAGGTTGGGGCATCAGTTGTGCGAGCTGCTATTGCAGAGGAAGTGGCGGAAGGATATGGAAAGGTTGATCCTGAGGAACTGGCCTACATGTCAAAAGTACGGAATTTCTTTCTCCTTTTTACTTCGGTTCACCCCCCCGACCCCCAAGTAAACTTCTACTAGATTTTCATGGTAAAATAGCAAATATACGAAACTCAATGCCTTAAGAAGAATTATTCACTAAGCCTGGATTTGGGTTtcagtatttataatttattcttCAATATTAAGCTgctatttaaaaaaagaaaagaagagaaaatcagCAAATTTACTGAACATGCACACTGATTTCAAGTCTATTCACAGTTGCACTAAGTTGTTTTTGGAAGATAGAAACAGAAATAATAGGTTTTTGTTAtgtaattttatttgtttttgcaTTTTCACTCTGAATGGGTGCAGGAGGAGACGGTGGAATACGTACGTCGAAACATGTGGTACCCTAATTATAGCCCGCTCGTTCAAAAGAAGTAGTCTTTATTCCTTTTTGTCACAATTTTGATTTGGAGTTTTCGGGTTATTTCTTTGTGGACTCCGACCCCAAGTTCTGCGGCAGAAAAATATAATCATAAATccactttatttttcttttataaatttgCATCATTTTTGAGAGTATTAAAAGCTTTAACCTTATttccaaaaaaaattattatcttTAATTTATCTTTCTCTTTTAAAAACTTTAGTCTAATTCTGAATTTTGTTTTATAAAACTTAGATGGATTATATTATTAGATCTCATCATtaaataattaatctaaaattagtattttagtaattttatttacCCATGAAATGATTTGAtggttaaagatatttattatcTTAGGTATAATCTGAATTTGAGTTGTACTAATCGCGTTAATTGTTCAAACTTTGTTCTATTATTATAattcatcaaaataataaattaaaatttaattagcttttcaaattttataaaatagaacaataaaattcataattaaatcatCTTAAAAAATTGCTAGTGTGGTAATAAATATCTCAATTGGATATTATTGCCTCCTTCGATCAAGTTTTCTATTTAATGTGAGCAACTATGCTGTTATTAaatactaatttaattaaagaagtGATAAAATTAAGTTAGTGTTgccataaataaatatttttaaaaatattctcCCGTTTAGGTTGTCCATTCAAACACTATTTTTTAGATTTACAAATACCAAAAATCTTTGTACtctttcatactttaattttaacACATTGAgttttatactttttatttatttaaaatttcaatccttCCATCAGTTTTGTGATTAGAATTGTTgtaattgttataaaataaaataaaataaatcttttA
This is a stretch of genomic DNA from Gossypium arboreum isolate Shixiya-1 chromosome 11, ASM2569848v2, whole genome shotgun sequence. It encodes these proteins:
- the LOC108473639 gene encoding NAD-dependent malic enzyme 59 kDa isoform, mitochondrial-like isoform X1; this translates as MWSLTKFVASRLSRSRRFFSSVIPRPCIIQKRGADILHDPWINKDTGFPLTERNRLGLRGLLPPRVISFEQQYARFMESYRSLEKNTVSESDTSHVALAKWRILNRLHDRNETLYFRVLIDNIKDFAPIIYTPTVGLVCQNYSGLFRRPRGMYFSAKDKGEMMSMIYNWPAQKVDMIVLTDGSRILGLGDLGVHGIGIPIGKLDMYVAAAGLNPQRILPVMLDVGTNNLKLIEDPLYLGLRQPRLEGEEYLSIIDEFIEAVLTRWPKAIVQFEDFQMKWAFETLKRYRERFCMFNDDIQGTAGVALAGLLGTVRAQGRSLDDFPNQKIVVVGAGSAGLGVLSMAVQAVVRMTGNAETAAQKFFLLDKDGLITKERKNLDPAAVPFAKDPGLIAGLRDGDSLLEVVKKVKPDVLLGLSGVGGVFNEEVLKALRESGSNRPAIFAMSNPTMNAECTAVEAFKHAGENIVFASGSPFENVQLGNGKVGYVNQANNMYLFPGIGLGALLSGACIITDDMLQAAAECLASYMTDQDIEKGILYPSINSIRDITAKVGASVVRAAIAEEVAEGYGKVDPEELAYMSKEETVEYVRRNMWYPNYSPLVQKK
- the LOC108473639 gene encoding NAD-dependent malic enzyme 2, mitochondrial-like isoform X2; the encoded protein is MESYRSLEKNTVSESDTSHVALAKWRILNRLHDRNETLYFRVLIDNIKDFAPIIYTPTVGLVCQNYSGLFRRPRGMYFSAKDKGEMMSMIYNWPAQKVDMIVLTDGSRILGLGDLGVHGIGIPIGKLDMYVAAAGLNPQRILPVMLDVGTNNLKLIEDPLYLGLRQPRLEGEEYLSIIDEFIEAVLTRWPKAIVQFEDFQMKWAFETLKRYRERFCMFNDDIQGTAGVALAGLLGTVRAQGRSLDDFPNQKIVVVGAGSAGLGVLSMAVQAVVRMTGNAETAAQKFFLLDKDGLITKERKNLDPAAVPFAKDPGLIAGLRDGDSLLEVVKKVKPDVLLGLSGVGGVFNEEVLKALRESGSNRPAIFAMSNPTMNAECTAVEAFKHAGENIVFASGSPFENVQLGNGKVGYVNQANNMYLFPGIGLGALLSGACIITDDMLQAAAECLASYMTDQDIEKGILYPSINSIRDITAKVGASVVRAAIAEEVAEGYGKVDPEELAYMSKEETVEYVRRNMWYPNYSPLVQKK